Proteins encoded within one genomic window of Patescibacteria group bacterium:
- the queA gene encoding tRNA preQ1(34) S-adenosylmethionine ribosyltransferase-isomerase QueA, protein MKISDFDFELPNNLIATTPANPRDSSRLLVLDKKDGEIEHKKFYDILSYLEKGDLLVLNNSKVFPARLIGETEDTGRKVEVFLLNNEKENVWKCLIGGRKIEEGLRVKVKDNFVAEIIKDNNDGTWLVDFSMDGKELMEALHKYGEIPLPPYIEKQRKAEENTSASSAQDPSASSGQRKEEEDRENYQTVFADDEKNGSVAAPTAGLHFTPELLKKIKEKGVEIEYITLHVGMGTFAPVKVDDPKKHKMHSEWVEIKKEVVEKINKTKENGGRVIAVGTTTSRALESLIEIRNSKFEILNSPAWVDIFIYPGYKFRVVDAMITNFHLPKSTLLMLVSAFACAEPSRSARKESIDKAYKEAIKNNYRFYSYGDAMLIK, encoded by the coding sequence ATGAAAATATCAGATTTTGACTTTGAATTACCGAATAATTTAATAGCAACTACCCCAGCTAATCCTAGGGATAGTTCGAGGCTTTTGGTTTTGGATAAAAAAGATGGAGAGATTGAACATAAAAAGTTTTATGATATATTGTCGTATCTAGAAAAAGGTGATTTGCTTGTTTTGAATAATTCAAAAGTATTTCCAGCGCGGCTGATTGGAGAGACTGAGGATACTGGGAGAAAAGTTGAAGTTTTTTTGTTAAATAATGAAAAAGAAAATGTTTGGAAATGTTTAATTGGGGGAAGAAAAATAGAAGAAGGATTAAGAGTGAAAGTGAAAGACAACTTTGTAGCCGAAATAATTAAAGATAATAACGATGGTACGTGGTTGGTGGATTTTTCCATGGATGGAAAAGAATTAATGGAAGCCTTGCATAAATATGGAGAAATCCCTTTGCCTCCCTATATTGAGAAGCAGAGAAAAGCAGAAGAAAATACTTCGGCAAGCTCAGCACAGGATCCTTCGGCAAGCTCAGGACAGAGGAAAGAAGAAGAGGATAGAGAAAATTATCAAACTGTTTTTGCTGATGATGAAAAGAATGGGTCTGTGGCGGCTCCAACGGCTGGACTTCATTTTACCCCGGAGTTATTGAAAAAAATAAAAGAGAAAGGAGTAGAGATAGAATATATAACCCTGCATGTTGGGATGGGAACATTCGCACCAGTAAAAGTAGATGACCCCAAAAAACATAAAATGCATTCAGAGTGGGTGGAGATAAAAAAGGAAGTTGTAGAGAAAATAAATAAAACTAAAGAAAATGGTGGTCGAGTAATAGCAGTTGGGACAACAACAAGCAGGGCTCTAGAATCTCTCATTGAAATTCGAAATTCTAAATTCGAAATTCTAAATTCACCCGCTTGGGTAGATATATTTATTTATCCTGGATATAAATTTCGAGTAGTCGATGCGATGATAACAAACTTTCATTTGCCTAAATCAACACTTTTGATGTTGGTTTCTGCTTTTGCCTGCGCTGAGCCTAGTCGAAGTGCAAGGAAAGAGAGTATTGATAAGGCATATAAAGAGGCAATAAAAAATAATTATCGTTTTTACTCTTATGGTGATGCGATGTTAATAAAATAA
- a CDS encoding phosphoglycerate mutase family protein, producing MKKLIIVRHGHYDDNLRLSNHGKTQMNELAKKVQANLNGASALILSSSAPRASDSATAMNEVLKVDLMEHEEFWDDISHRGSKEKSCETIEANNHEADAVIVVTHLELTRSIPEYFLKKCGIDGCCYEVGKGEAWEIDFSKLCLTHISP from the coding sequence ATGAAGAAACTCATTATTGTAAGACATGGCCATTATGACGATAATCTCAGACTGAGTAACCACGGTAAAACACAAATGAATGAGCTTGCGAAAAAAGTTCAAGCAAATTTAAACGGCGCCTCGGCTTTAATCTTGTCATCTTCTGCGCCACGTGCATCTGATAGCGCAACGGCAATGAACGAAGTTCTAAAAGTCGATCTTATGGAGCACGAGGAGTTCTGGGACGATATTTCACATCGGGGGAGTAAAGAAAAATCTTGTGAAACTATCGAGGCAAATAACCATGAGGCTGATGCCGTGATTGTTGTAACTCATTTAGAACTTACCAGATCAATACCTGAGTATTTTCTCAAAAAATGTGGTATTGATGGTTGTTGTTATGAAGTAGGGAAAGGCGAAGCCTGGGAAATTGATTTTTCAAAACTCTGTCTAACCCATATTTCACCATAG